A segment of the Candidatus Eisenbacteria bacterium genome:
CGGCAAGACCGACCGCGAGCTGTTCGCCACGATCTCCCTCGGCGGGGGCTACTTCCACAAGTCGCCCTTCATGCCCATCTGGAGCGTGTCCCTGACACCGGACCAGATCAAGGACCTGGTCAGCTACATCCGGGCACTGTCGCGGACCACTCCCCAACCATGAACAACTTCTGATCGGCCTTCAGGAGTGGACCTCGAGCGGGGCGCACCTACCAGCCTCCGCCCCAGACGCCCGACGCGAGCTGCGACCACCACCTTCACCCAAGCCGCCCGATGGCGAAGCCGCTCCGCTACGGGCGCTCATCCGTACTGGAGCCCGCCCCGCACGCTGAGCGCAAGCGAGATCACGAGCGCCAGCAACGCGATCGTTCCGAGCGCGCGCATGGACCATCCCGGCGTCGGGCCGCCGAGCCCCGGGCGGAGCGGGAACACAGCTCCAAGCAGTACACCCGCCACGAGCCCTGCGGCGTGCGCGGCGTTGTCGGTGGCGTTGCGGGTGAAGCCGGCCGAGAAGCTCTGCCCGATCAGGAACAGCAGCGCCGCGCCCATGGCACGCGCGCGGCCTACCGCGAGCCGCCGCCGCACCCGCCAGGCGCTCGCGAGCAGGGCTCCGCCGAGCGCGAAGATCGCTCCCGAGGCGCCGACGCTGATGCTGAGTCCGACCGGGTGCTGCGCTCCGCGCCAGGCGAGGCTCGCGAGCGAGGCGATGGCACCGCCGGCGGCGTAGATCACCGCGAAGCCCGGCCGCGTGTACATGCCCTCCACCACGGGTCCAAAGATGATCATGCTGAGGGCGTTGAAGAACACGTGCGCGATCCCGGCATGGAGGAAGGTCGAGGCGAGCAGGCGCCAGGCCGTGTCGAGCGGGGCGAGGTTCGGGGCGCTGGCGCCCCAGGCGAAGAGCGCATCGGTATTCCCGATCTCGCGCCGGAACGCGAGTACCCCGAACACCAGCGCCCACGAGAGCAGAAGCAGCAGCGTGCCCCAGGGCGCGACATCGCCGATCAGCGACGCGAGGTCAGCGGGCGGCGGTTCGTCCGGGTCGGGCGGGATGAAGTCGGGCTCGAGGGCTTCGAGGTCGGTCGGCTCGGGCTGGCGCGGATCGCTCATCGCGCCCGCATCGTACCGGGTCGGCGCCAGGCGCGGGCGGCTGGCTCGGCCGCCCGCACGATGGTCACTCGATCCGCACCACCCGCACGATCCGTTACCTCAGGCTTGCGATCCGCCTGGTGAAGCTCCCTTGCGCTGTCGTGAGCCGAACGAAGTAGATCCCGGCCGCCGTCGAGCGGCCGTCGCCGTCTCGTCCATCCCACCTGACTGGGTGGACACCGGCCTCCCAGCGACCACTCGCCAGCGTGCGGACCTTCCGCCCGTCCACGCCGTAGACGGCGAGCGACACCTGCCCGGCTTGGGCCAGGCGGAAGGAAATCGTGGTCGAGCTCTCGAAGGGGTTGGGGTAGGCCCCCGCCAGCATGGTGCTGGTCGCACGCGGAGTCCCCACGCCCACCACCCCGCTGGCGAGCGCCTGGATCGCGCCCGCGCTCAGCGCCCGGTCGTAGATCCGCACTTCGTCGAGAGCTCCCTGGAAGAGCCGGCCGGTGTTGCCGTCGCTCTGGGCGCCGATCCCGAGCGGCTCGTCGTTGGCCGAGATCGTGAACGTGCTGGCGAGCGATCCATCGAGCGCGCCGTTCACGTAGAGCCGGATGACGCTCCCGTCGTAGGTCGCCGCCAGGTGCATCCACGTGTCGCCGGTGGTCGGGTACGAGGTGGCGCCGTTGACGCGATA
Coding sequences within it:
- a CDS encoding rhomboid family intramembrane serine protease; translation: MSDPRQPEPTDLEALEPDFIPPDPDEPPPADLASLIGDVAPWGTLLLLLSWALVFGVLAFRREIGNTDALFAWGASAPNLAPLDTAWRLLASTFLHAGIAHVFFNALSMIIFGPVVEGMYTRPGFAVIYAAGGAIASLASLAWRGAQHPVGLSISVGASGAIFALGGALLASAWRVRRRLAVGRARAMGAALLFLIGQSFSAGFTRNATDNAAHAAGLVAGVLLGAVFPLRPGLGGPTPGWSMRALGTIALLALVISLALSVRGGLQYG